In uncultured Fibrobacter sp., a single window of DNA contains:
- a CDS encoding thiazole synthase, whose amino-acid sequence MDDKLVIGGHEFSSRFILGSGKYSLKLIEAAVRDAGAQIVTLAVRRANTKEHENILDYIPKGVTLLPNTSGARNAAEAVRIARLSRELGCGDFVKIEIMRDTKYLLPDNYETVKATETLAKEGFVVMPYMYPDLNVARDLANAGAAAVMPLAAPIGSNKGLSTREFIQILIDEIDLPIIVDAGIGKPSEACAAMEMGAAAIMANTALATAGDLPMMAQSFKLAIEAGRKAYLAGLGRVLTRGASASDPLTGFLRD is encoded by the coding sequence ATGGACGACAAACTCGTTATTGGCGGTCACGAATTCAGTTCCCGTTTCATTTTAGGTTCCGGCAAGTATTCCCTTAAGTTGATTGAAGCAGCGGTGCGCGATGCCGGGGCACAGATTGTGACCCTCGCGGTACGCCGGGCGAATACCAAGGAACACGAGAATATTCTGGACTATATTCCGAAGGGCGTGACGCTGTTACCCAACACGTCCGGCGCACGCAACGCCGCCGAGGCGGTGCGCATCGCGCGACTTTCCCGCGAACTCGGCTGCGGTGATTTCGTGAAAATCGAAATCATGCGCGACACCAAGTACCTTTTGCCCGACAACTACGAAACCGTGAAGGCGACCGAGACGCTTGCCAAGGAAGGTTTCGTAGTGATGCCTTACATGTACCCGGATTTGAACGTGGCGCGCGACCTCGCGAATGCGGGTGCCGCAGCCGTGATGCCGCTAGCCGCTCCTATCGGAAGCAACAAGGGCCTTTCTACCCGCGAATTCATCCAAATTCTCATCGACGAAATCGACCTCCCGATTATTGTGGATGCGGGAATCGGCAAACCGTCTGAAGCTTGCGCTGCCATGGAGATGGGCGCCGCTGCGATTATGGCGAATACCGCGCTTGCGACTGCCGGTGACTTGCCTATGATGGCGCAGAGTTTCAAGCTTGCGATTGAAGCGGGCCGAAAGGCTTACCTCGCTGGCCTTGGCCGCGTATTGACCCGCGGAGCCTCTGCTTCTGATCCGCTTACGGGATTCTTGAGAGATTAA
- the thiF gene encoding thiamine biosynthesis protein ThiF has protein sequence MADACSQTRDSCVPSREEMLAALEKRQGKDAVRKLQATTVAVCGLGGLGSNIAISLARAGVGKLILIDFDRVDVTNLHRQQYKANQVGMPKPEALLANLKEVAPYTEFEMHFEKVTADNAVSLLAKADLICEAFDNAEAKAMLVNTVLENMPEKFLVAASGMAGYASGNSITTRKVTKRFYVCGDGKSDVNDGIGLIAPRVMLCAAHQALTAIRLILGLD, from the coding sequence ATGGCTGACGCTTGTTCACAGACGCGCGATTCTTGCGTTCCCTCTCGCGAAGAGATGCTTGCTGCACTTGAAAAGCGGCAGGGAAAGGATGCCGTGCGCAAGTTGCAGGCGACGACGGTTGCCGTTTGTGGCCTTGGTGGACTCGGTTCGAATATTGCCATTTCGCTTGCTCGTGCCGGTGTCGGGAAACTGATCCTGATAGACTTTGACCGCGTCGATGTGACGAACTTGCATCGGCAGCAGTACAAGGCGAATCAGGTGGGCATGCCGAAGCCCGAGGCGCTCCTTGCGAACTTGAAAGAGGTTGCCCCGTATACGGAATTCGAGATGCATTTCGAAAAAGTGACCGCTGATAATGCGGTGTCGCTGCTTGCGAAAGCGGACTTGATTTGCGAGGCGTTCGACAATGCCGAGGCGAAGGCGATGCTCGTGAATACGGTGCTTGAAAATATGCCCGAAAAGTTTCTGGTCGCGGCATCTGGAATGGCGGGCTACGCTAGCGGGAATTCGATTACGACCCGCAAGGTGACAAAACGTTTTTATGTCTGTGGTGACGGCAAAAGTGATGTGAATGACGGAATCGGCTTGATCGCTCCGCGTGTGATGCTCTGTGCTGCTCACCAGGCTTTGACAGCGATTCGCCTGATTCTCGGACTGGATTGA
- the thiS gene encoding sulfur carrier protein ThiS, protein MLTINGQSVDAAGKTVAEYLAEAGYNTVRIAVERNEEIVPKAKYAETVLADGDVVEVVNFVGGG, encoded by the coding sequence ATGCTTACTATTAATGGACAGAGTGTCGATGCGGCGGGGAAGACCGTTGCTGAATATCTTGCAGAAGCGGGGTACAATACCGTACGCATCGCTGTGGAACGGAACGAGGAAATTGTTCCGAAGGCAAAGTATGCCGAGACGGTGCTTGCCGACGGCGATGTCGTCGAGGTCGTGAATTTCGTAGGCGGCGGGTGA
- a CDS encoding glycoside hydrolase family 43 protein: MRRSNPFLSIILCAVTAFAANPLTTAFYSADAAALVHNDSLFIFAGHDEQGPQGNNNKAFIMNDWHVLVTDDMENYHDYGAVLSVKTFKWANASAFAGHCEYRNGKFYWYVAVHHGTIQENGSEGFAIGVAVADHPSGPWVDAIGQALITDNTPNDVKLNIDPAIFYDGDDIWMYWGSWSAGRRVKLKENMVELAGTPEDIKIKDFFEAPWMHKYRGNYYFSYASGYPSTTNYSMAPSINGPWTQMGVLNDKLDNSETNHQAIFKYLGHWYFMYHGANSPGGWTYRRSVNIDYLYYDENANVQKIKRTSTGVDKVNNALVENGGYRMTVSHSNLTLEDENGIVVQRPLVEYTADARANNQLWVLKQSEKRRHYTLQNFGTGRYYCPPTELLDTVKTSANACEIRIENASVNKGYYIYGDYDSDFVGDVLNISKDAGMPVITWVRTGTDNQKFKLEKAVLPDTATVMSSSSEVAPESSNSETTSIRADELRDRANLRLPERSGFRDLKGRRFDKQIRYRVMF; the protein is encoded by the coding sequence ATGCGACGAAGCAATCCATTCTTAAGTATAATCTTGTGCGCGGTTACAGCTTTCGCTGCCAATCCCCTTACTACTGCTTTCTATTCAGCCGATGCGGCTGCCCTTGTGCATAACGACAGCCTGTTCATTTTTGCGGGCCACGACGAACAGGGCCCCCAGGGCAATAACAACAAGGCGTTCATCATGAACGACTGGCACGTGCTCGTGACCGATGACATGGAAAATTACCATGATTACGGTGCCGTACTCAGTGTGAAAACATTCAAGTGGGCAAACGCCAGCGCTTTTGCGGGCCACTGCGAATACCGTAACGGAAAATTCTACTGGTATGTGGCTGTGCATCATGGAACCATCCAGGAAAACGGGAGCGAAGGCTTCGCTATCGGCGTGGCTGTGGCGGATCATCCGTCGGGCCCGTGGGTCGATGCCATCGGGCAGGCGCTCATTACCGACAATACGCCGAACGATGTGAAACTCAATATCGACCCCGCAATCTTTTACGATGGCGATGATATCTGGATGTATTGGGGCTCGTGGAGTGCGGGCCGCCGCGTAAAACTCAAGGAGAATATGGTTGAACTCGCGGGCACTCCTGAAGACATCAAGATTAAGGATTTCTTCGAGGCGCCCTGGATGCACAAGTACCGCGGCAATTACTACTTCAGCTATGCGTCGGGGTACCCTTCGACCACGAATTATTCCATGGCTCCGAGTATCAATGGACCGTGGACGCAGATGGGCGTGCTGAACGATAAGCTCGACAATTCCGAGACGAACCACCAGGCGATTTTCAAGTATCTCGGGCATTGGTATTTTATGTATCATGGCGCGAATTCTCCGGGCGGCTGGACTTACCGTCGTTCCGTGAATATCGACTACCTGTATTATGACGAAAATGCGAATGTCCAGAAAATCAAGCGCACCTCGACGGGTGTAGACAAAGTCAATAACGCGTTGGTCGAAAATGGTGGTTACCGCATGACGGTTTCCCATAGCAACCTCACGCTGGAAGATGAAAACGGAATCGTGGTGCAGCGCCCGCTGGTAGAATATACTGCGGATGCCCGCGCCAACAATCAGTTGTGGGTGCTCAAGCAGAGCGAAAAGCGCCGTCATTACACCTTGCAGAATTTTGGAACGGGTCGCTATTATTGCCCGCCCACAGAACTCTTGGATACGGTGAAGACTTCGGCGAACGCTTGTGAAATCCGCATCGAGAATGCCTCTGTGAACAAGGGCTACTACATTTACGGTGATTATGACAGCGATTTCGTGGGCGATGTGCTGAATATTTCGAAGGATGCTGGCATGCCGGTGATTACTTGGGTGCGCACCGGAACGGACAACCAGAAATTCAAATTGGAAAAGGCGGTACTGCCGGATACTGCGACAGTGATGTCCAGCTCTAGCGAAGTTGCGCCGGAAAGTTCTAACAGCGAAACGACATCGATTCGTGCCGATGAACTCCGTGACCGCGCAAATCTGCGTTTGCCTGAGCGCTCCGGATTCCGCGATCTCAAGGGCCGCCGTTTCGATAAGCAAATCCGCTACAGGGTGATGTTTTAA
- a CDS encoding family 43 glycosylhydrolase has translation MGLRGVFSFAMALGTTATFAADWYAKDNLQPGHDPSMVRFEDGYALMSTNNNLQLWTSEDAYSWKDHKSTVSAIPQWAYQYAPGTEGIWAPDLYYMNGEFRAYYCVSVFGKRSSAIGYTATTSIVPGTSGYGWKDHGHVFHTTTSDKYNAIDADVVRDTEGNYWMAFGSFGLGIQLIKLDGTSGYQASDDKTVYNIARRTSKASEGAEEGPSLIEHNGQYFLFTAWDKCCQQGANIEQTTYKTAYGRADRVTGPYKDRSGKDMADGGGTLLMERYGRYVGPGGGEAFQDLNRVRFVHHYYDNAGDKFNHIHIRDVVFTEDNWAEMGQPFLGRYLSAEVEHGTLTRAVSGDLVISSSSTASNGEYLAYVNTSGSKIHLPMNIMQAGNYLLRYRYANGGDAAATHKVTVNGKSQTVTLPPTGSWGTFPEKSVVMIPATLKRGGNFIDIEPVPNGNFAELDRIDFLRVITDTIPANGFDNGIRVRLTEKDKLGIKDGGYAIYENVVMDKLDDTFPRLWVMNKVTGNIDIRDGSKDGPVIASCDLSKAYESRDDNFLVDCEGFENKGGVKDLYLTASGLSDELIIDQIQFEDSYVCSGSCSVIGSSSSNGTDITSSNSGTVSIAPRVIRQDLQLPARKGYRDLKGRSFDKQIPYRVMF, from the coding sequence ATGGGATTACGTGGTGTATTCAGTTTTGCGATGGCGTTGGGGACCACCGCAACCTTCGCGGCCGACTGGTACGCGAAGGACAATTTACAGCCGGGTCATGACCCGAGCATGGTGCGGTTCGAGGACGGCTACGCCCTCATGAGCACGAATAACAATCTGCAACTGTGGACATCCGAAGATGCTTATTCCTGGAAGGACCACAAGTCCACGGTGAGTGCGATTCCGCAATGGGCTTATCAGTATGCGCCGGGTACCGAGGGTATTTGGGCGCCTGATTTGTATTATATGAATGGCGAATTCCGCGCCTACTATTGCGTGTCTGTTTTTGGCAAGCGTTCGTCTGCAATTGGCTACACGGCGACGACCTCGATTGTGCCGGGTACGAGCGGCTACGGTTGGAAGGACCATGGGCATGTTTTCCACACGACGACCAGCGACAAGTACAACGCGATTGACGCCGATGTGGTGCGTGACACCGAAGGCAATTACTGGATGGCGTTCGGTTCGTTTGGGCTTGGCATTCAGCTGATTAAGCTGGATGGGACTTCGGGTTACCAGGCGAGCGACGACAAGACCGTCTACAATATCGCACGCCGCACGAGCAAGGCGAGCGAAGGGGCCGAAGAAGGCCCGAGCCTGATCGAACATAACGGTCAGTATTTCTTGTTTACGGCTTGGGATAAGTGCTGCCAGCAGGGCGCAAACATCGAACAGACGACTTACAAGACCGCTTACGGCCGCGCCGACAGGGTGACGGGACCTTACAAGGATCGTTCTGGCAAAGATATGGCGGATGGTGGTGGAACCCTTTTGATGGAACGTTATGGGCGTTACGTGGGGCCGGGCGGCGGCGAAGCCTTCCAGGACTTGAACCGTGTGCGCTTTGTGCATCATTATTACGATAACGCAGGCGACAAGTTCAACCATATTCATATTCGTGATGTCGTCTTTACCGAGGATAACTGGGCTGAGATGGGACAGCCCTTCCTCGGGCGTTATTTGAGTGCCGAAGTCGAACATGGTACGCTCACGCGAGCTGTGTCGGGTGACCTCGTGATTTCTTCGAGTAGTACCGCGTCGAATGGGGAATACCTTGCGTACGTGAATACTTCGGGTTCCAAGATTCACCTGCCCATGAACATTATGCAAGCGGGGAATTACCTGCTGCGCTACCGTTATGCAAATGGCGGCGATGCGGCCGCGACGCACAAGGTGACTGTTAATGGAAAGTCTCAGACGGTGACACTTCCGCCTACGGGTTCTTGGGGGACTTTCCCTGAAAAGTCCGTCGTGATGATACCTGCGACACTCAAGCGCGGTGGCAATTTCATCGACATCGAACCGGTGCCCAATGGCAATTTTGCAGAACTCGACCGCATTGATTTTCTGCGTGTGATAACCGATACGATTCCAGCGAACGGCTTTGACAACGGCATTCGCGTGCGCCTCACCGAGAAAGACAAGTTGGGCATTAAGGATGGCGGTTATGCGATTTACGAGAATGTGGTGATGGACAAACTTGATGATACTTTCCCGCGCCTTTGGGTGATGAATAAGGTTACCGGAAACATAGACATTCGTGACGGGAGCAAGGATGGACCGGTAATCGCTTCTTGCGATTTGTCGAAGGCCTATGAATCGCGTGATGACAATTTTTTGGTTGACTGCGAGGGCTTTGAAAATAAAGGGGGAGTGAAGGATTTGTACCTGACTGCGTCGGGACTTTCGGACGAATTGATTATTGATCAGATTCAGTTTGAAGATTCTTATGTTTGCAGCGGTTCATGTAGTGTTATAGGTTCTTCCAGTTCCAATGGCACCGACATTACCTCCAGTAACTCGGGCACGGTTTCGATTGCTCCGCGCGTAATCCGCCAGGATTTGCAGTTGCCCGCTCGCAAGGGTTACCGTGACCTTAAGGGTCGTAGCTTTGACAAACAGATTCCGTACAGGGTGATGTTCTAA
- a CDS encoding outer membrane beta-barrel protein: MFALFASSAFAQNANFGVNISYQSEGMVGDKDAVKFFSDEQVSSAFALGLNVRVPFNQMISLRSGLDFQINAYSYTYDDYGKDYDYMNLFLNLQLPVLARINFTPGFFAEAGLDMQFNLLAQNYSEEADEEGFDAWEKIENWRVFQLGPTVGAGYTLWFGLEFSGRFSYGVLDSFTKGDIDMSPLRFQIDIAYWFGYKK, from the coding sequence ATGTTTGCGCTGTTTGCTTCTAGTGCTTTCGCACAGAATGCGAACTTCGGCGTCAACATTTCTTACCAGTCCGAAGGAATGGTTGGTGATAAGGATGCTGTCAAGTTTTTTAGCGATGAGCAGGTTTCCTCTGCCTTCGCCCTCGGCTTGAACGTGCGTGTTCCTTTTAACCAGATGATTTCTTTGCGTTCTGGCCTTGATTTCCAGATTAACGCTTACAGCTACACTTATGATGACTACGGCAAAGATTATGATTATATGAATCTTTTCCTGAACCTCCAGCTCCCTGTGTTGGCTAGGATCAACTTCACACCGGGCTTCTTTGCTGAAGCAGGCTTGGATATGCAGTTTAATTTGCTGGCGCAGAACTATAGCGAAGAAGCTGACGAAGAGGGCTTTGATGCTTGGGAAAAGATTGAAAACTGGCGCGTATTCCAGCTGGGTCCGACCGTTGGTGCGGGTTATACCCTGTGGTTTGGTCTCGAATTCAGCGGCCGTTTCTCCTATGGCGTGCTTGACTCGTTCACCAAGGGTGACATTGACATGTCTCCGCTCCGCTTCCAGATCGATATTGCCTACTGGTTCGGTTACAAGAAGTAA
- a CDS encoding sulfatase-like hydrolase/transferase, with amino-acid sequence MKKDATNNDFSHTNFFFWFIFGLILIAGRFALLCSLYMLDTPTGTSLVPDYNRFLWHTLYEEIGFGMALSLIFFTISRFVREKGLKFVKIAAVICAAIYLTLSGTDDEIQRWMSQKLSISFIKTYCNAWNDMGLVSKIALGGIQHFLLTVGLVILTVTGLSIFSYKHDIRGIWQRPIQKKTWITLGMMIVFAALGCTSHLWYNYSQHRWDRIRPVVYTLVGDVIEEFESKEEPPDYAEGIRLMGGNPDKEYPFWKENPNEATSIETFKSKPLEEKPDILLMTIESLRGWTCDMRVESNCKLFPNLCRLSKQGLYFPNAYSVGNPSVEGLLGIMTGVNSHSTKTLLRDYPNTNLRAFSEVLSEAGYYNEVILGADPRFDNEEAWYTKWFDYHEFKPEYEDDVSSALRFVERYRMRPKDKPTFFHWMSLSMHTPFVLPAELGETPEDPGEAYLRATAYMDSAVGIILDSLATDPRFQNTLIILTGDHSTPNGKQQQESGRIGMGNEGYSWISIMMSGPNISPAIDKRIVSQANIAPSIMAYLGLEVSNHYMGINLFDDSLATKELPAVYSYKYGSMAMRSDSMSYYIFPVEGTDPAVAQKVLLDPTWDTTNPADGFVTGTPVELPKDSLNEIARKMRAIARAWNFVVHQNKVMPPR; translated from the coding sequence ATGAAAAAAGATGCAACAAATAACGATTTTTCCCATACAAATTTCTTTTTCTGGTTTATTTTCGGCTTAATTCTTATCGCCGGACGATTCGCCCTCCTCTGCTCGCTTTACATGCTGGATACCCCCACCGGAACATCCCTTGTACCGGACTACAACCGTTTTCTTTGGCACACCCTTTACGAAGAAATCGGGTTCGGCATGGCCCTATCGCTGATTTTCTTCACCATTTCACGTTTTGTCCGCGAAAAAGGCCTAAAATTCGTCAAGATCGCCGCAGTCATTTGTGCAGCCATCTACCTGACCCTGAGCGGAACCGACGACGAAATACAGCGCTGGATGAGCCAAAAGCTCTCTATATCCTTTATCAAGACCTACTGCAACGCCTGGAACGATATGGGACTTGTCTCCAAGATCGCCCTCGGCGGAATTCAGCACTTCCTGTTGACGGTTGGCCTAGTGATTCTAACCGTGACTGGACTTTCCATCTTTTCGTACAAGCATGACATTCGCGGCATTTGGCAGCGGCCCATTCAAAAAAAGACCTGGATTACGCTCGGCATGATGATTGTCTTTGCCGCCCTCGGATGCACGTCGCACCTGTGGTATAACTATTCCCAACACCGCTGGGACCGAATTCGCCCCGTAGTCTACACACTTGTCGGAGACGTCATCGAAGAATTTGAATCAAAGGAGGAACCGCCTGACTACGCAGAAGGTATCAGGCTTATGGGCGGAAACCCCGACAAAGAATACCCCTTCTGGAAAGAAAACCCGAACGAAGCCACTTCTATCGAAACATTCAAGTCAAAGCCACTCGAAGAAAAGCCCGATATTCTTCTAATGACTATCGAATCCCTCCGTGGCTGGACATGCGACATGCGCGTCGAATCCAACTGCAAGCTTTTCCCCAACTTGTGCAGACTTTCCAAGCAAGGGCTTTATTTTCCCAATGCCTACAGCGTCGGTAACCCCTCTGTAGAAGGGCTGCTCGGAATCATGACCGGCGTCAACAGCCACTCCACCAAGACCCTTCTAAGAGACTACCCCAACACAAACCTTCGCGCCTTCTCCGAAGTCCTTTCCGAAGCAGGCTACTACAACGAAGTCATTCTAGGAGCGGATCCCCGTTTCGACAACGAAGAAGCGTGGTACACCAAGTGGTTCGATTATCACGAATTCAAGCCCGAATACGAAGATGACGTTTCTTCGGCCTTGCGCTTTGTGGAACGCTACCGTATGCGCCCCAAGGACAAGCCCACCTTTTTCCATTGGATGAGCCTTAGCATGCACACGCCATTCGTGTTGCCCGCCGAACTGGGTGAAACTCCGGAAGACCCCGGAGAGGCCTACTTAAGGGCAACGGCCTATATGGACAGCGCTGTAGGCATTATCCTCGACTCGCTTGCAACAGACCCACGATTCCAAAACACCCTCATCATTTTGACCGGCGACCACTCCACGCCCAACGGCAAGCAACAACAAGAATCTGGACGCATCGGAATGGGCAACGAAGGCTATTCGTGGATTTCCATCATGATGAGCGGCCCAAACATCTCCCCCGCCATAGACAAGCGAATCGTATCGCAGGCAAACATCGCGCCTTCCATCATGGCGTACCTGGGTCTCGAAGTTTCTAACCACTACATGGGAATCAACCTGTTCGACGACTCGCTCGCCACAAAGGAACTCCCCGCCGTGTATTCTTACAAATACGGAAGCATGGCGATGCGCAGCGATTCCATGTCGTACTACATTTTCCCCGTCGAAGGAACAGACCCGGCCGTCGCCCAGAAAGTTCTCCTGGACCCCACCTGGGATACGACAAATCCGGCAGACGGCTTTGTCACGGGCACTCCCGTCGAATTGCCGAAAGACTCCCTAAACGAAATAGCACGCAAGATGCGTGCTATTGCAAGAGCTTGGAATTTTGTAGTCCACCAGAACAAGGTGATGCCGCCAAGATAA
- a CDS encoding phosphocholine cytidylyltransferase family protein, with protein MIAVILAAGMAKRLRPLTDNTPKCLLDVKGRSLLERSMDALKGAGISEFVIVTGYLNHMIENFVKEHYGDSIRTTFIHNALYDSTNNIYSLWLAGQAVAGKEFLLLDSDLLYDPQIVKNVLASKAGNVLTLIRHELGEEEMKVVLGADGNISEISKTCSPKAAAGESLGIEKIGAAYSSALYAELEKMMNVEHLENTFYELAFERLIPQGHTYSVLDASDYFSCELDTVEDFENAKSTIPLD; from the coding sequence ATGATCGCCGTCATTCTTGCAGCTGGTATGGCGAAGCGCTTGCGCCCGCTTACGGACAATACGCCCAAGTGCCTTTTGGACGTGAAGGGTCGCTCGCTTCTGGAACGCTCCATGGACGCCCTGAAGGGGGCGGGTATTTCCGAGTTCGTGATTGTGACGGGTTACCTGAACCACATGATCGAAAATTTCGTGAAGGAACATTACGGCGATTCCATTCGCACCACCTTCATTCATAACGCCCTCTACGATTCCACGAACAACATCTACTCGCTCTGGCTTGCAGGACAGGCCGTTGCTGGGAAGGAATTCCTGCTGCTCGATAGCGACTTGCTTTACGATCCGCAGATCGTGAAGAACGTGCTCGCTTCCAAGGCAGGCAACGTGCTTACGCTGATTCGCCATGAACTCGGCGAAGAGGAAATGAAGGTTGTCTTGGGTGCCGACGGAAATATTTCTGAAATCAGCAAGACGTGCTCGCCGAAGGCGGCTGCGGGTGAAAGCCTCGGCATCGAGAAAATCGGTGCGGCGTACTCTAGCGCCCTTTACGCTGAGCTTGAAAAGATGATGAACGTGGAACACCTGGAAAATACGTTCTACGAGCTCGCCTTTGAACGCCTGATTCCGCAGGGGCACACGTATTCCGTTCTGGATGCGTCGGACTATTTCTCCTGCGAACTCGATACGGTCGAGGATTTCGAAAACGCGAAGTCCACGATTCCGCTGGACTAG
- a CDS encoding histidinol-phosphate transaminase, whose amino-acid sequence MNYLDRNEFNFKPSQKVLDAVKNFDPEQLCFYTRIYDEGKKSIFSVKLSEIYNVPEEQVLLGYGGEDILKNAVHYYLMVGDNKTIMIPEFSWWYYNRIAGECGGSFEMYPLHEKEDTFAYDVDEVIALTNKIHPRMLLLASPNNPTGNCLTPEEIGRIMENIPSDTMVLIDEAYASFITTDTAYIAPLVSKYSNLIISRTLSKFFGLPGLRMGFGFMGKGHESFLSYANKYLGYNRFSEAVAMAAIESEDHYRKVADEMEWDRQLFKKELGNLPGFKVYKSVANFILIKYPTRIKEALQKAMAEQDYKIKFMSDKGLEDCLRITLGRKEQIQVVVDTIKRCAAV is encoded by the coding sequence ATGAATTACTTGGACAGAAACGAATTTAACTTCAAGCCTTCGCAGAAAGTGCTTGACGCCGTCAAGAATTTTGACCCCGAACAGCTCTGCTTTTACACCCGTATTTACGACGAAGGCAAAAAGAGCATTTTCTCGGTAAAGCTTTCCGAAATCTACAACGTGCCCGAAGAACAGGTGCTGCTGGGTTACGGTGGCGAAGACATTCTCAAGAACGCTGTCCATTACTACTTGATGGTGGGCGATAACAAGACTATCATGATTCCGGAATTCTCCTGGTGGTACTACAACCGCATCGCCGGTGAATGTGGTGGATCCTTTGAAATGTATCCGCTCCACGAAAAGGAAGATACTTTCGCCTACGACGTGGACGAAGTTATCGCGCTCACGAACAAGATTCACCCGCGCATGTTGCTTTTGGCTTCCCCGAACAACCCGACGGGTAACTGCCTTACGCCCGAAGAAATCGGCCGCATCATGGAAAATATTCCGAGTGATACGATGGTGCTGATTGACGAAGCCTACGCCTCGTTCATTACGACGGATACGGCCTACATCGCACCGCTTGTGAGCAAGTATTCGAACCTGATTATTTCCCGCACGCTGTCCAAGTTCTTCGGCCTTCCGGGGCTTCGCATGGGCTTCGGCTTCATGGGCAAGGGTCATGAATCTTTCCTGAGCTACGCCAACAAGTATCTGGGCTACAATCGCTTTAGCGAAGCTGTGGCCATGGCCGCCATCGAAAGCGAAGATCACTACCGCAAGGTCGCCGATGAAATGGAATGGGACCGTCAGCTGTTCAAGAAGGAACTCGGCAACCTGCCGGGCTTCAAGGTCTACAAGAGTGTCGCGAACTTCATTTTGATCAAGTATCCGACCCGCATCAAAGAAGCACTGCAGAAAGCCATGGCCGAACAGGATTACAAGATCAAGTTCATGAGCGATAAGGGCCTTGAAGATTGCCTGCGCATTACGCTTGGCCGTAAGGAACAGATTCAGGTGGTGGTCGACACCATCAAGCGTTGTGCCGCCGTATGA
- a CDS encoding phosphorylcholine transferase LicD — protein sequence MKKLDQNECREVQMSVLDEIARICKEHNLKYSLAYGTLLGAVRHKGYIPWDDDIDICLLREDYEKLMSLLKDPSVPKKEWFSVVDDTCDGYFYPFAKAFDNRTSVKVERHKGEMGVWVDIFPLDGLPKSRFWEKAFVLYCSFLRVITLSITTDFKSKAYDAWTLLYKRFFYAVACVVGKKRFCRYVERVIHRYPTSHSGRVATLFFDTKTDRILDMEKIAETVDYPFENREFSGYKNYDYYLSEFYRDYMQLPPEEKRYNHGMDVWWK from the coding sequence ATGAAAAAGTTGGACCAGAATGAATGTCGCGAAGTCCAGATGTCTGTCTTGGATGAAATCGCACGCATCTGTAAAGAACACAATTTGAAGTACAGCCTGGCTTACGGGACTCTGCTAGGGGCCGTGCGCCATAAGGGGTACATTCCGTGGGACGACGATATCGATATCTGTCTTTTGCGTGAAGATTATGAAAAGCTGATGTCCTTGTTGAAGGATCCTTCTGTTCCGAAGAAGGAATGGTTCTCGGTGGTCGATGACACTTGCGACGGTTACTTTTACCCGTTCGCGAAGGCCTTTGACAATCGGACAAGCGTTAAGGTAGAGCGCCACAAGGGTGAAATGGGCGTGTGGGTGGACATTTTCCCGCTCGATGGCCTTCCGAAATCCCGTTTTTGGGAAAAGGCCTTTGTGCTGTATTGTAGTTTTTTGCGCGTGATAACCCTTTCTATCACCACCGACTTTAAGTCCAAGGCTTATGATGCGTGGACGCTCCTGTACAAGCGTTTCTTCTATGCGGTTGCATGTGTTGTTGGGAAAAAGCGTTTTTGCCGTTATGTGGAACGCGTCATTCATCGCTATCCGACAAGTCATTCGGGCCGCGTGGCTACACTTTTCTTTGATACCAAAACCGACCGTATTCTCGACATGGAAAAGATTGCGGAAACGGTCGACTATCCGTTTGAGAATCGCGAATTTAGCGGTTACAAGAATTATGACTACTATCTGTCGGAATTCTACCGTGACTATATGCAGCTTCCTCCCGAAGAAAAACGCTATAACCATGGAATGGATGTGTGGTGGAAGTAG